The region GTTATTAGGGTGTACTGAgctgatatcgatatcggatatcggtccaatatcagtcAGAAAACCAATATTGAATTTTATcaaactgcatctaaaatctccgatataagcactccgataagtttttgtccccgccctcaattgttcccaccatatactgacagcaatttaagttcacttcagttattttttactgactaggaatgtaacgattcactcaactcccgatacaattcgattcacgatacgattctctcacgatttagtTTACAAAacgggactgtagacaaatgatgactgaaaatattcattaattttttttgggaagAAAATATTGTTCTATTTTCCTttaatatttcattgtcaaaataatcccttgataaactaatcaaaacaatgcaatttaactaaaaataaatcctgaatgaaataaaggaataatacaaacaaagaagtctactatagaaccagaatttgaattaataaacaatgcaaaactgcataatagttccttttctttttaaaagtacaactgaaaatgtattttgtgcctcaacaattggactttaaaaaaagtcagttagcatgcagttattctagcagtgaagaaatGCTATGCGCTAACAGATAGAGCTCATAGAATAatgtgacttttaaaaaaagtactgcgattcaattttcagagtatcgatatgaaccgtgatacctatgaattgattaactgccttacgattaatcgttacatccctactgactattgttctctgtttgagtaacagcacttgatcaagcttttctaaccttccacactacaaaataagcaataaaagtatgtataattTGTGCTGATAGCGAATCGATATCGGCCattactcaaggctgcaatatcggtattgtatcggaagtgaaaaagttgtatcgtgaCATTCCTAGTTGTTATCTAGCCCAATACATTAGGTGGAACAGAGCTGCTTATGTGTTCCATTAATATTGCCATAACAATATATAGCAAAAAAGTAATCATGCTGTTAATCGTGATTCcaacttttaattgttttttaaactgataaGTTGGTATTCCCAGGATGTGTTTCAGATGGTTATTAAATGCACACATTTCCATATTAATGGAATTGGGGACAGAATCGACCAATAAAACGGAATCCACTGTTGAACACGGGAAGTGTCATGACGTAAAACACTAATTTTGAAGCAAAGAATGTCTGtctggggaaatgtttccagggACCGCACACTGTAGCTTACACAtcgttttaaattacattttgacatatttttgcttaattatagttttcttttttattattacttattttgtttcCCCACAGTAGtggaaaaccaatattttctgaaaaaaatgataaaatatttgtaaaaaactaaatttatttttttttattgagcaaAACATGGAATTtagaattatttatatatttttttattatatggaTCAGTGTAgtcaacaataaaaatgtttctagCAACATCCCTGATGTACATACATTTTGATAAGAATAACTACACTGCTACTaaggtttatatatatatatattaggggtgggaatcTTTAGCCACCTCACGATTTGATTACGATTCAAAGGGCTTCGATTCGATTCTAAATcgattattaatgtattttgatgcatgttttattcacaaaatatctgttgtattcactgtgtccacgtactgtataaaaatatataatacatatattATTTGTAGTTAGTTCATtatcctttttttctctctctctctctgccctGAGACCACATATGGTAATCTACACCCAAAATTCTGTATTATTGTGTATCATTTTACAGGGCGTAACAGGAAATGAGATACAAATGAATGCACAAGTTTACATTGTGACTGctttaaccaaaaaaaagagAGTAAAAAACGGGGGCTTTGTAATTTGCCGACTCGTTTGATATTATGAATAGACTTTGCTGCAATTGCTACAATAGAGCCCTGACTTCTCAAATTCTCAACAACCTTATTACGTAACTAGCCAATAACAAAGTGCTGTCTCACCTCCAGATTGGTCCGTTTCCGCTTCACACATCCTATGAGCCCCATTTCTTTGGCCCATGCTGTTGAGTCCTTTAATCTCACACTCTGCATCCATCGAGTCTTCCTCACTTATAACTGAAATTGCCGCCTCTGCCACAGTCTCGGCTAGACACTCGGACCGCATGGCATCTCTGGCCGACAGGTGTGTCCCCTGAATGGTGTCACTTTGGTTAAGCAACACACTGTTCTGGAGATCCTCATTGCTGAAGACATCGTCAGAGTGGCACGTGCTGCATGCCGAGTCCTCAGCCAGCACAGTGCAAGGGCTTTGTAATGCTTGGCGTAACATCATGGGCCAAGGTCCCATTTGCGTATCATCAGTCTGGTGAAGCCTATTATTGACGTTGAGGGGTTCCCATACTGAAGCTGTAGCGCATCCATTTGACACgccttgattttcttttttcagcacATCACTGCAATCGTGGTCTACTGTCACAGAGACGGCCAGATGATGCTCCTGCATAGTAGCATTTGATTCCTGTAGTGACTGAAGCCTACTGCTATTGCTGACAAGTGAAATGTTTTCACCACCACAAGACCGGCTGATGTCTAAGGTCTTGCAGCTGGTGACAGCAAGGACTTCTTGGGTGGCTGCTGAGATGACCTCAGTTATGAGTTCAGCAGCCAAAAGCTCCAGGTCTTGCACACCCTGTTCTTTGGTGCTCAGATGTAGGAGAGATTTGACAGGGTTGGCAAATGTAGTGAAACCCTGCGGTGCAGATGTTAGGACATGGGCATTTGGTGTGCTGGTTGCAGTGAAATCCGGCACAGATGGGGAAATCTCTAACGACTTGCTTTCTGGTGGGGTCTCCAGTGGTGTGAGGACGCAGCAGCTGGTCTCCTCCTGTGTACAGATAGTGTTGTGGTGTGTTGCCACCTCCCCCTCAGGGTCCGGCCTCTGCACCTCAGAAAGGAGTGGAGTCATAGGGTATGAGCTGGTGAATTTGGTAGACTGTGAGCAGATTGGTTCTTCAACTGTGGCCTCATAAACTAACCCTGGAACCAACTGGCCCACCTCAGTTTCCGAAGCAAGTAATGATGTTCTCTCTGGTTCTACATGACATTCTATGAATATCTGAAGCTTTTCTTCCTTACCAAATGTTGGGACTGTCACATCTGAGACTGTGAAGAGTTCCTTTTGTCCCACTCTGGTAAAGTTAGGAACAGCTTCTTCCAAATTGAATTCCAGTGAAAGTGCTGCCTCAGTGTCCTGGACAGGGATATGGGAAACATTTTCATGTTGCGTACTCTGGTTGATGACCTTTGCAGGTCTGTGGGCAGGGCTTTCAGTCTCGTTTGATTGGGATACTGTGGCTTTTTCCACTAATCCATTGCTTCCCTCCGCTGAAGACGTTTTAATGCCGACTGCAGGCGAAGTTCTCTCAGGGGCATCATTGCTCACAAGACGGTCTTTCTTCCTTGAGATGTACCACCACCAGCCAATCAACGCGAGGACTCCAGGAAGCGTGTATGGTATGATGGAACGAAACCTCAGCGGCATTTCCTCTGGACACTAACAGCTACACCTGAAagtcacaaaacacacacacaaaaaaaaaaaaaacttgcaatgAAATGTGagcttgaataaaaaaaattatatatttgcaatctttaaaaaaaaaaaaattaaaatatttttatgcaATGATTTGAATAGTTGGCTAgattcagtgacgtgccgtcagggtaggcaaggtaggcagtgcctacccaagggtgaattgatatttttattattagttttaattataatataattataaattatttatttttccatttccaatagcctacagtacctataagtttgaaagtgtccgcattttgcaCGTTTCATAgtccaaattactaaacagcgctatttcctggaacagctgcacagtcttattttttttcactacgctgtaaggcagagggaggccacgccccctcccaaaggcacgttgctcctctgcttCAGTTctcattgcgtgtttttacgtgtttgcggatgagcagtcaggtccccaagatgacaatcatttacgtccaaaggcagtgaagagagctgcctttgcatgTAACCGCGCGAtactaaatgctatacctaagttcatagtacattagtgaatagatgccacgtgaccgctgctgctacgttctctagctagtgggcgggataatactacagacaggatgacagcgccagagatgataaagaaacttttttttttgaggaaaaaggacagcttttaaaagatgggagaccaacacctgagttaccagagcttcaccaaaggtaaagtcagaacattgttggtactttctacagtgcaaggtaggattggctttgtggatgctcctcactgaggctgttctgagttgtcgtcattttctctgtttccaacacaaacaacggatgttcTGCTGTGTCAtaagatatatcttgttgggagagtatggaggctatattaaataattgtttatgtttctttaatggtgttcatgatgttgattttgttagatggctaaatgcttgttcatgtggatcttgttgggttttttctttctcattatgaattttatattgtgattagcgcattgagatgacttcgttggaaattgctttatacaattaaaattgatttgaattgaattaacacttggcagcagaaacatatgaaattgtcattggtggtctggatttgcaacgtgcctacccaaccctagtggtcacatgTTCCAAATTAAGTGTGCTCCGCTGGGTCCATGTTTTAAGACATTCCTCTGAaagatcaatatcttctgatgaacatatacagcaacttgatttttcatctctacgtttaattttgatattaactgggtagaatattgcgatgttatcgtatcgtgacccaagtattgtgatatgtatcgtattgcaacatccttgacAATACTCAGTACAAATGAGAcgcatgctttttttttttttttatcgtgttACTTTGTATAtctccattttgtgttaatagaaaattgtccaaaatcaatgaaacaataaattaacttaaacaaaattgtgtttatcaTTTTCATAACTGAGTGCTAACAATGTGCAAtataaactaagaatattatgACTGTGTTGTTCACAGGGCATAAACTTAAACAGGCTTGAGGGTGCAACGATAAGTCGATGTCGGAAAAAATCGATAACAGAATTAATGTATTTGTCAATCATCATCGGTTACGTCATCACAGTCTTTTTGTCTTTCTCAAGCTGTGGACGAAGCTAAACACTGTtttcagggctctacactaacttttccagtggtggcactgaatttggtcgcaccctttttttttttaaaggggtgggggtgtgtacagcatagccaggcatgctgatgaatagttgacctTAACTGGCGtatcgtagttttgtatgaagtaaagattgacaatgacttgagatatttgcaaaatgttttcagatttttgtgtcaatattagtttttctgcaacaagcaatggctgaaataacaggtaatttattttatataattttaagacataacaaaaaaaattcagaatcagaaatgttttatttgccatgtacagttttgaggacagtacaaggaatttgacttggtggttggtgcacaaaacaagcaacaaaaagaaataaaagaaataaaaacaacacaacaaagaacaacccagcaacaataatactaacaataatgataaatataaaggatgagagataaataaaggatagatagagaataaaggataaataggataaatataaatatatatatacagtgcagcaggtatcaagctggtggaggtggtgatcgggtgggggggggggggggggggttcagtgggtgacttggggtgtgttcatgtggatggtggcagagggaaagaaataacagaaaagcaTAACTttaggttacatgtattctatttttttttttattttgcagaaatgctgtacttgaattaacctGTAGCATAacagcatctgcattgcttcacccaatggaattaaattcagagggtccagctcttatattggggtctcctaaccctctacccctggtcaggggtctgcaacctgtacTCTAAAAGGAACCATTAAAcctcatgtaaatggaaacttaaaaacagtttaaaataaaataaattgacatcaagaaataaaacagtatattgcattttcaaattcttacacatctaagtttacatgaacacaatgttatatatatgagatgttttttagttaatgtatttgaaaggctacgaaaagtaacttgaatttgataacacactatcatgtgatcaacacatgccgattgctcatttcttgccacactaaaacatgcatatttaaccggcacattggtggttaaatgaatctgttcccacacaattaaaatctctgtttttaagttgccatttataTGATCAGTATGAATCTGTaattaactgtatagaattcaattcactgtattgtcttcaatgagaaggtattttttcggctccatgacaactttaatccaggtgagatgaggcaaatgGTTCCTtttagagtaaaggttacagacccctgaccaggggaagaagGTTAGGAGACCCcgctatcagagctggaccctctgaatttaattccatggggtgaagcaatgcagatgctaagttggttatgctactgttaagttaattcaagtataGCGtctcagaaaaataaagaaacagaaTACATGGAACCTCTTGTTATGCTAatgttacgtcttcttttaaaattatataaaagaaatgaccttttatttcagccactgcttgttgcagaaaaacttaatattgacgctaaaacatttaacaaatgtatctcgagtcattgtcaatctttacttcatacaaaactacggtacgccagttaggtcaactattcattagcatgcatggctatgctgtactaCGTCCACCTCCACCCCACTCCCACTCCAAAACAAGGGAAAAAAAGGTGCAGCCAATTTCTGTGCTGGTgagaccaactgagaaagttagtcgcaccagtgccaccactggaaagtgtagagccctgtgatgaaagtacatttagcatgtcctttggaaatcaaggtcccagagacTGGAGGAAGAGAGAAGAGGCACAGAATCCACATTGCTTGAGGTcaagtgtaaagtttccacagtcagtgatggtttggggtgccatgtcatctgctggtgttgGTGCACTGTGTTcccttaggtccaaggtcaacgcagcCATCTACCGGGAAGTTTTAGAGTaattcatgcttcctgctgctgactaACTTTATgaagatgcagatttcattttccagtaggacttggcacctgcacacaatgccaaagctaccagtacctggtttaaggaccacgGTATCGCTGTTCTTGATTGGCCAACAAACTCACCTGACCTTAACTTCATAGAAAATCTATggggtattgtgaagaggaaaaTGCGAGacgccagacccaacaatgcggaagagctgaaggccactatcagagcaacctgggctctcataacacctgagcactCCCACAGACTGATCCAATCCATGCCAcagagctgcagtaattcaggcaaaatGAGCGCCgactaagtattgagtgctgtacatgctcatactttTCAATTGGTCAAGATTTCTAGATATCTTTTTTGTATcggtcttaagtaatattctaattttatgagaCACTGattttgggattttcattaattgtcagttataatcatcaaaattaaaagaaataaacatttaaaatatatcagtctgtgtgcaatgaataaaaatatacaagttttactttttgaatggaattactgaaataaatcaactttttcatgatattctaattttatgataAGCACCTCTACTGTATCtttgctcagagctgtatgcacaTTACAGACAAGGTTAGCAGGGGCtatattgtcaaaaacattcccactggtaagaatatgtcatcccacgatagaaacgAGGCCATTTggccctcaatttagccaacaAACATAATTTGGGTCAAGTTATGTTCTTAAttgatttatcatttaaatattgatattaattcatgaaattgcaatgtttttattttttgttaggttagtacacattcataACCATATATAGAATGATACTAATGATAATTTCTTACGGTGTTTCGGTCTTAATTTTCTCCTTTTtggtttcggccaagaattttcatttcagcGCATTGCTACTAACAGATAAATTGTgcaagaataaaaatgaaatattacaAAGGTCAAGaattctaaaataaattaaaaacatcaacataaTTACCAATGTAAAGATTCCTCTTTTGACAGAAAAACCATATGAAATTTGTAAGATATCATGTTTATTAGTGTTGCATTATCAACTAAATACATGAAACCACAGCTGTCACCCAGAGCAGAGACATAATGAGTAAAAGAACAGTAATCCAATCAAGGCGAAATTTGAGAAATATTTTGGAATACTTAAAATAGAGATTTCACATGTTGCACCCCATCTACAAATTTAGGAATTCCACTAGCTGAAGTAGTCgctatttacatttagaaaaaaaaaataatacaaaaatatggcacaacTCTGGCCTACTTTAGATTAATTAAGGTTCCAGAATAATTTAGGGGTTTTCAGACTGCTAGAGCCTAGTCAGAAGGCAAAACTTCAGTGCTTTCCTTGACCCTTGAATCAGTTTATGGCTGTGACCTTCACAAAGGGGCGTGGCCAGGCTCTATTTCCAACTGTCTAAGCTTACAGCGTCCTGTGCACAATGACAGAGTCTTAGTTAATAACACGGTCACTACATCATTTGTAACACCAgctaaacacaaaatgaccatcaCTAAAACAATATATCTGTCTACAATAAAACTAATGTTTGAGAAAAATAATGTCAATAGCATACAATACTAACACTATTAGAATcacactttatatttatattgacAAACGGCCGTTATTATAAAGCAttgcaacttggggttcagtgtttTCGCCAAGGACACCTTGAACAGTGTAGAACATAGTGCATGTGGGGCTCGAACCTTAGACCATCTGATTTATACACATGTTTAGAGATGGCTGGTGGGGACCTGCTCAGCATTAAACCTGTTTCAATCATTTCTACGAGCCGCTTGGTAGCAGTGGTGGGGTTATTGTCACGCTGCCTGTGACCGTCGGTAGTTCACCGACAGTGTTCAACACACCGGGAATGCGTTCGACTCACCGGGTCCGGGTGACAAGTGCCGGTGGATCATTTAAAGCGACCCTGTGGTTCAAAATGTCCGGTAATCGCGCTTCTAATGTCTCGTGCCGTGTCGATCCTGAGGACAGCGCcattcagaaagaaaaaaaaacttaagttTAACAGTTAAATGATTGAATACTTATTACAATCAGACACACGCTTTAGGGGGAAATTATCAGTTTAACTCACCGACATGTATTGAGCAATGAGCATGATGAACAGAAACTAAAGCTAAACGTAGGAAAGAGCACCATGTTTTTGAAGCCGAATTAGAGGAAACACTGATTATATATAAACTGaagaatgtgtgtgcgtgtgtagtgACAGCACATACACATCAGTAAGACTGACAGGAAAGTTAAAACCAAAGAAGTGCAAATGGACACGATCCGGTAGCAGAGGTTAAAGTGACCTAACACGACAGGAGGTGAAGTGTGGCTGGTGAGGAGACCGGAGGCCGCAGTGTGGGTCCCGTGATTTGAGCGTTGTTACCGGGATGTAAAAGGTGGATTACCGCACACTTGTACTTTACAAACCGTGAAAGGTTACATTATTGGAGTAGGAAGCGTTCACCCACGGCAATAGTTTCGTTTTTATCCACTGACTGACAAAAAGTGTTCAGTGCGTCAGAGCCGGACACACACACCATGCCGGTAGTGTGTGTATCCGGCTAATGTGTGAGAGATTGACGCACCGTGAAAGGACATTTGAAGCCACGGATCGCCTCAGTCCAGAAAGGGCCTCAGACCTAAAGCTAGCAAGCTAACCGGCCTGACGCCATAAACAACCGTCAGTACGGAACCACTATCCCGTTACCACagtcagtgagtgtgtgtgtgtgtgtgtgagtgagtgtgagtgagtgGGGGGTCATGAAGTTACACAACGGAAATTGTGGAGTTAGAGGATGAAGTGTAGGCTAATCGGTCAATGACACGAGATCAGAGCCGTGGAAAGCGGGGACAGAGAACTACACGCAGCGTCACACACCGTGTGTAAACCAGTCCGAACCCCCAGTGTCAGTGCTGCAGCATGTGGACATGGTTCACAAGAAACACGCTTGTGTATGTGCAGGACAAGGAGGCTAAAGGCTAACATGCTTCCTGAGCCGCTAACCGCTCCTGTGCCTGTGAACTCACTGTTTACTTACAGTATTTTAGAGTCGTATGTGCCGCCACGATGATTGCAGTTCCAGAGTGTTTCTAAATGGCTCCTGAGGAAAGTCAGGTTCTCCCCACGTGTAGATCGTCCAAGATcctgtcttaaaaaaaaaaaatacagacttAACAGCTGGACAACTCTCGCGATACTCGCAGGCCCAGAGATTCCTGTGCTCTCGCGTCAAATAGGCGGTGAAGTGCTGCGTGCAAGCGTTTTTACAGGGTGTCCTATGACCAGTGGACCAAACTGGTTTCAGCAGTGCGGTAACGGTATCCGAGGTCTCCCTATCCTGCCTCCAAAATGTAGTAGTGCCTCCATAGTTTATACCGAGTTCCACGGTAAAGGGGGGGGGCCTCAACTACACCCCAGTGTTGTAAAGTATGACcctgatgtttttgtgtttagtttTCTGGTGAAACTTTGCTTGTATAAATAAACTGCCATTTATTACTTGTGTTTATTTAAggactatttttttatttattaacatgaatatgaaatgtatttaagaACTAGAAACACCAGTTTACAGCTGTGACGTCAGCAAACTGATGGGAAACAAAcccaaaaggctgcatgacagcttttttgtttaacatataacattcagtaccccaaaaaacaaaataatagaaatattcTTTGCTCATTAATGAACAAAATGAAAGTGTTTCTATAAGAAAGTAAATGCACTGCAATTTTAGgagtatttgatttattttctgaaaTGGAGTATGAAAGTGTGACTCAGATTTGTAGTCGAGGTAcaaaatatatgtaaatatcACAAGCACAGTTTTTATTCCTGTATGGCTTTCCATACCCATACTTCAGACCATTTCTTATTTAGAGCAATACATTTCCAAGTGCTCCTACACATAGCATTCCAGTGAAAGGACGTGTGTTTTACCTGTATTTGTCCTTTTGCGTATGTTAATGAATAACGATCATTCACCTCATTCCCCTAATAAACAGCAAATATTCACCATGCAGTAAAAGTTGGAATAAACATTGTGAAAATATGAGTCGGCTATCCTTAGC is a window of Gouania willdenowi chromosome 13, fGouWil2.1, whole genome shotgun sequence DNA encoding:
- the akap1b gene encoding A kinase (PRKA) anchor protein 1b, with the translated sequence MPLRFRSIIPYTLPGVLALIGWWWYISRKKDRLVSNDAPERTSPAVGIKTSSAEGSNGLVEKATVSQSNETESPAHRPAKVINQSTQHENVSHIPVQDTEAALSLEFNLEEAVPNFTRVGQKELFTVSDVTVPTFGKEEKLQIFIECHVEPERTSLLASETEVGQLVPGLVYEATVEEPICSQSTKFTSSYPMTPLLSEVQRPDPEGEVATHHNTICTQEETSCCVLTPLETPPESKSLEISPSVPDFTATSTPNAHVLTSAPQGFTTFANPVKSLLHLSTKEQGVQDLELLAAELITEVISAATQEVLAVTSCKTLDISRSCGGENISLVSNSSRLQSLQESNATMQEHHLAVSVTVDHDCSDVLKKENQGVSNGCATASVWEPLNVNNRLHQTDDTQMGPWPMMLRQALQSPCTVLAEDSACSTCHSDDVFSNEDLQNSVLLNQSDTIQGTHLSARDAMRSECLAETVAEAAISVISEEDSMDAECEIKGLNSMGQRNGAHRMCEAETDQSGGSDVNSMDSVDSGCTMGAGESQSNHASSTSELIVWEIEVPKHLVGRLIGKQGRYVSLLKQNSGAKIYIFTLPYTQEFQICHIEGTQQQVDKALLLIGKKFKDLDLTNLYAPPPPPLTLPSLPITSWLLLPSGVTVEVIVVNIVSAGHVFVQQHTHPTYHALRSLDQQMFMCYSQPGTPALPSPAEVGVICAAPAVEGAWWRAQVITFYKDTNEVEIRYVDYGGYDRVKIDSLRQIRSDFVTLPFQGAEVLLDNIAPLPGEDRFSTEATSALEEMTRGVALLAQVSNYDNHTGLPLVHLWNMAGDEVISVNRTLAERGLGVWVEGL